A window of Longispora fulva contains these coding sequences:
- a CDS encoding GNAT family N-acetyltransferase gives MALGFVRPARPGDATELARIQLETWRVAYRKLVPREILAALDPDTLAAHWRTAVLEPPGPRFRVLVAVEQGAEEHTVGFAAIGPADADDKVPDAGAFTELLVEPRWGRRGHGSRLLSAATAHWRDDGFSTALAWAFDQAPATINFLTSAGWEPDGARRALDMADVLVPQVRLHVSLTEDVSRPASDEAAGG, from the coding sequence ATGGCGCTCGGATTCGTTCGACCAGCGCGTCCAGGGGACGCCACAGAACTCGCCCGCATCCAGTTGGAGACGTGGCGGGTGGCGTACCGCAAGCTCGTGCCCCGCGAGATCCTCGCGGCGCTCGACCCAGACACGCTCGCCGCGCACTGGCGCACGGCGGTCCTGGAACCGCCCGGCCCCCGCTTCCGGGTGCTGGTGGCCGTCGAGCAGGGCGCCGAGGAGCACACCGTGGGCTTCGCGGCGATCGGGCCCGCGGACGCCGACGACAAGGTGCCCGACGCCGGGGCGTTCACGGAGCTGCTGGTCGAGCCCCGGTGGGGCCGACGCGGACACGGCAGCCGGCTACTGTCCGCCGCCACCGCGCACTGGCGCGACGACGGGTTCAGCACCGCCCTGGCCTGGGCCTTCGACCAGGCCCCGGCGACCATCAATTTCCTCACCTCAGCGGGATGGGAGCCCGACGGCGCGCGCCGGGCTCTCGACATGGCCGACGTCCTGGTCCCCCAGGTGCGCCTGCACGTCTCGTTGACCGAAGATGTCAGCCGCCCGGCCTCCGACGAGGCTGCGGGCGGCTGA
- the dapB gene encoding 4-hydroxy-tetrahydrodipicolinate reductase, with amino-acid sequence MTEQEPLPVGVLGARGRMGVEVCRAVNDADDLELVAMVDAGEGLFSVTDAGARVVVDFTSPETVMDNIHWCVEQGVSVVVGTSGFTPERLHRVEHWLKHKPDVGVIVAPNFAIGAVLMMEFAAKAAPYFPSVEIVELHHPGKIDAPSGTALHTAEMIGASRAAAGVGPSPDATKTALDGARGAEVAGVRVHSVRSAGLVAHQEVLLGTGGETLTIRHDSLDRVSFMPGVLLAVREVLKRPGLTVGLGPLLGL; translated from the coding sequence ATGACGGAGCAGGAGCCGTTGCCGGTCGGTGTGCTGGGCGCACGCGGCCGGATGGGCGTCGAGGTGTGCCGCGCGGTCAACGACGCGGACGACCTCGAGTTGGTCGCGATGGTCGACGCCGGCGAGGGGCTGTTCAGCGTCACCGACGCCGGCGCCCGGGTCGTGGTGGACTTCACCAGCCCGGAGACCGTGATGGACAACATCCACTGGTGCGTCGAGCAGGGCGTCAGCGTGGTCGTGGGCACGAGCGGTTTCACCCCGGAGCGGCTGCACCGGGTCGAGCACTGGCTCAAGCACAAGCCGGACGTGGGCGTCATCGTCGCCCCGAACTTCGCGATCGGCGCCGTGCTGATGATGGAGTTCGCGGCCAAGGCCGCCCCGTACTTCCCCTCGGTGGAGATCGTCGAGCTGCACCACCCGGGCAAGATCGACGCCCCGAGTGGTACGGCGCTGCACACCGCCGAGATGATCGGCGCCTCCCGCGCGGCGGCCGGCGTCGGCCCGTCCCCGGACGCGACGAAGACGGCGCTCGACGGCGCTCGCGGCGCCGAGGTGGCCGGGGTCCGGGTGCACTCGGTGCGCTCCGCCGGCCTGGTCGCCCACCAGGAGGTGCTGCTGGGGACGGGTGGGGAGACCCTCACGATCCGGCACGACTCCCTGGACCGGGTGTCATTCATGCCCGGGGTGCTGCTCGCCGTGCGCGAGGTGCTCAAGCGGCCGGGCCTGACCGTTGGGCTGGGGCCCCTGCTGGGGCTGTAG